One segment of Thermosipho atlanticus DSM 15807 DNA contains the following:
- a CDS encoding penicillin-binding transpeptidase domain-containing protein produces the protein MRYKITVTIFALMFAILFLFLFKMQVLEYSNYRAFIDSLMQKTRLVQGTRGTIYDRNGLKLAWSIKVPYITYNRNFDISELERYLDSNQLNTLISSGKVEISKVQLREIEKLGYDIQFKEIRNYVPYVFHIVGYVNSNNVGSYGIEKTYDQLLRGKLGSELILISPSGKIRQKILKVPPENGNDINLTIDYPLQKYISEEIKKIDNPGAVIVEDVKTGEILALVSYPDIEKPINLIDTYEWRKIINNPENPLLNRATMGLYSPGSAIKPLIAISGLLNNESTTTTINCNGQFTYTSSSGKILATYNDWLLSGHGKTDLIKALRVSCNVYFYNLALKLGIDKIKSVATLFKIDKKTGIDIPETEGLFPDKHWKETKFNEPWYPGDTIITGIGQGYILLTPLELLNFYVTIANDGKVPVPHLLKKDKIEIFNNVKFKKEIWDTVKQGLIEVTTVGGNIQNRGTAYQVFKDFKVTVAGKTGTAEVGKGKLPHSWFVGFAPAHNPKYAVIVMFENAGSGSEKAAPFARKIFEFLFQRREKNE, from the coding sequence ATGAGGTATAAAATCACTGTAACCATATTTGCGTTAATGTTTGCTATTTTATTTTTGTTTCTTTTTAAAATGCAAGTATTAGAATACTCAAATTACAGAGCTTTTATCGACTCACTTATGCAAAAAACGAGACTTGTTCAAGGAACAAGAGGTACTATTTATGATAGAAATGGTTTAAAACTCGCCTGGAGTATAAAAGTCCCTTACATAACTTATAATAGGAACTTCGATATTTCTGAATTAGAAAGATATCTAGATTCAAATCAACTAAACACACTTATTAGTTCAGGAAAAGTTGAAATTTCAAAAGTACAGTTACGTGAAATAGAAAAACTTGGATACGACATTCAGTTTAAAGAAATCAGAAATTATGTTCCATATGTTTTCCATATAGTAGGTTATGTAAATTCAAATAATGTTGGAAGTTATGGTATTGAAAAAACTTACGATCAACTTTTAAGAGGAAAATTAGGTAGTGAATTGATCCTTATTTCTCCCTCAGGGAAAATAAGACAAAAGATTTTAAAGGTTCCTCCCGAAAACGGGAATGATATAAATCTAACTATTGATTATCCATTACAAAAATACATTTCTGAAGAAATTAAGAAAATTGATAATCCAGGTGCCGTAATAGTTGAAGATGTAAAAACAGGGGAAATTTTAGCTTTAGTTTCTTATCCAGACATTGAAAAACCAATAAATTTAATTGACACATATGAATGGAGGAAAATAATTAATAACCCTGAAAATCCCCTACTTAATAGGGCAACTATGGGACTTTATTCCCCAGGTTCAGCTATTAAACCTTTAATCGCAATATCCGGCTTACTGAATAATGAAAGTACCACCACAACTATAAATTGTAATGGTCAATTTACATATACAAGCAGTTCAGGAAAAATCCTCGCAACTTACAACGATTGGCTTTTATCTGGGCATGGTAAAACCGATCTTATAAAAGCTCTGCGCGTTTCTTGTAATGTATACTTCTATAATCTTGCTTTAAAACTTGGTATTGATAAAATAAAAAGTGTAGCAACTTTATTTAAAATCGACAAAAAAACAGGTATTGATATTCCAGAAACTGAAGGATTATTTCCGGATAAACACTGGAAAGAAACTAAATTTAATGAGCCTTGGTATCCCGGGGACACGATAATTACAGGAATTGGTCAAGGTTATATACTTTTAACTCCTTTAGAACTACTAAATTTTTACGTAACAATTGCTAATGACGGAAAAGTTCCAGTCCCTCATCTTCTTAAAAAAGATAAAATTGAGATTTTTAACAATGTCAAATTCAAAAAGGAAATTTGGGATACAGTAAAGCAAGGATTAATAGAAGTTACAACTGTTGGTGGAAACATACAAAATAGAGGAACAGCTTATCAGGTTTTCAAGGATTTCAAAGTTACAGTTGCAGGTAAAACGGGCACAGCTGAAGTAGGAAAAGGAAAGTTACCTCATTCTTGGTTTGTAGGATTTGCACCTGCACATAATCCTAAATATGCAGTCATTGTCATGTTTGAAAATGCTGGTAGTGGCTCTGAAAAAGCTGCACCATTTGCAAGAAAAATCTTTGAATTTCTTTTCCAAAGGAGAGAAAAAAATGAATAA
- a CDS encoding IF-2B domain-containing protein, giving the protein MERLKIINDFVNLVKEGSIEVANWILDKFESIDYDTTKILIKDFIFLKPDMSVIRWIEKKLNENLSIAQIKKELNNSLNETLENATKFFNFEASVVTISNSQTLFEFFKKINHKLNIYIPESRPGGEGFTLFEKLSNLHHNIKLINDMEIHKFVQISDYAISSADGILENGDIVNKIGTKLLAITATYYNKPFFVIADKTKYFGQIPKDSIFEIVPKSLITAIIT; this is encoded by the coding sequence GTGGAACGATTAAAAATAATCAATGATTTTGTTAATTTAGTTAAAGAAGGTTCTATAGAAGTGGCCAACTGGATATTAGATAAATTTGAATCTATAGATTACGATACTACAAAAATTCTTATAAAAGATTTCATATTTCTAAAACCCGATATGAGCGTAATAAGATGGATAGAAAAGAAATTAAATGAAAATCTTTCAATTGCTCAAATAAAGAAAGAGTTGAACAATTCGTTAAATGAGACTTTGGAAAATGCCACAAAATTTTTCAATTTTGAAGCTTCAGTAGTTACTATAAGCAATAGTCAAACTTTATTTGAATTTTTTAAAAAAATAAATCATAAGTTGAACATTTACATTCCTGAATCAAGACCAGGTGGGGAAGGTTTTACCTTATTTGAAAAGTTATCAAACTTACATCACAATATTAAACTTATTAATGATATGGAAATTCACAAATTTGTTCAAATATCTGATTACGCTATCTCCAGCGCTGATGGAATATTAGAAAACGGTGATATTGTAAACAAAATAGGCACAAAACTCCTTGCAATTACTGCGACATACTACAATAAACCTTTTTTCGTGATTGCAGACAAAACAAAATATTTTGGACAAATCCCAAAGGATTCCATTTTTGAAATTGTTCCAAAGTCTCTTATTACGGCTATAATAACATGA
- the gltX gene encoding glutamate--tRNA ligase has protein sequence MIRLRFAPSPTGYLHVGGARTALFNWLYAKKNNGKFIIRIEDTDTQRSSKIFEKMILDSLKWLGLDWDEGPDIGGEYGPYRQSERLAIYKEYAEKLISEKKAYYAVYDANNNEIEKSYVFPKEYLKKEYSIVIKFLVQKKGKTSFRDLLKGRMEFDNQYFDDFIIIKSNGFPTYNFAVVIDDHLMNITHVFRGEDHLSNTPKQIMIYNSFNWELPVFMHIPLILGNDRTPLSKRHGGTSINYFKENGYLSEALLNYLAILGWSVDEEVFNVFEKINDFDPSKITNKSVIFDYKKLTWINGQHLRKKPIKKLSEEFKNFLNINNILLPQLNSDYFENVIQICREKVNTLKQLLEFSQPFFWDNYEYEEEYIKKFLLKPGAEKILKLAIDNFSKANNFSIQNIEKILRSIASDLNIGTKKVFQTIRGAVLGKLVTPGLFESIHILGKDKTLKRLQKTLFLREKYEV, from the coding sequence TTGATAAGGTTAAGATTTGCACCAAGTCCTACAGGGTATCTTCATGTTGGTGGTGCTAGAACTGCACTATTTAATTGGCTTTACGCAAAAAAGAACAATGGAAAGTTTATTATTCGTATTGAAGATACTGATACACAAAGATCAAGTAAAATTTTTGAAAAAATGATTTTAGATTCATTAAAATGGCTCGGTCTAGATTGGGATGAAGGTCCAGATATTGGAGGAGAATACGGACCATATAGACAGAGTGAACGACTAGCGATTTATAAAGAATATGCAGAAAAATTAATTTCAGAAAAAAAAGCATATTATGCTGTATATGATGCAAATAACAATGAAATTGAGAAAAGCTATGTGTTTCCTAAAGAATACTTAAAAAAAGAGTATTCAATAGTAATTAAATTTTTAGTTCAAAAAAAAGGTAAAACCTCTTTCCGTGATTTGTTGAAAGGAAGAATGGAATTTGATAATCAATACTTTGACGATTTTATTATAATAAAATCAAATGGATTTCCTACATACAATTTTGCTGTTGTAATTGACGATCATCTTATGAATATAACACATGTTTTCAGAGGAGAAGATCATCTATCAAATACACCGAAACAAATAATGATTTATAATTCTTTTAACTGGGAACTTCCTGTTTTTATGCATATTCCTTTAATATTGGGAAATGATAGAACTCCTTTAAGCAAAAGACATGGAGGGACTTCAATAAATTATTTTAAAGAAAATGGTTATTTAAGTGAGGCACTATTAAATTATTTAGCTATACTTGGTTGGTCAGTAGACGAAGAAGTTTTTAATGTCTTTGAGAAAATCAACGATTTCGATCCTTCAAAAATAACCAATAAATCAGTAATTTTCGATTACAAGAAGTTAACTTGGATTAATGGACAACATTTAAGAAAAAAACCAATAAAAAAACTCTCAGAAGAATTTAAAAATTTTTTAAATATAAACAATATTTTACTCCCACAACTAAATTCGGATTATTTTGAAAATGTTATTCAAATTTGTCGGGAAAAAGTTAATACTTTAAAACAACTTCTTGAGTTTTCTCAACCATTTTTTTGGGATAATTACGAATATGAAGAAGAATACATTAAAAAATTCCTTTTAAAACCCGGAGCTGAAAAAATATTAAAACTTGCTATCGACAATTTTTCTAAAGCAAATAATTTTTCGATTCAAAATATCGAAAAAATTCTTCGTTCAATAGCTTCAGATTTAAATATTGGAACAAAAAAGGTATTCCAAACCATTCGAGGAGCTGTTCTTGGAAAACTCGTAACTCCAGGATTATTTGAATCAATTCATATACTTGGAAAAGATAAAACTCTAAAAAGGTTACAAAAAACTTTATTTCTAAGGGAGAAATATGAGGTATAA